From one Lotus japonicus ecotype B-129 chromosome 3, LjGifu_v1.2 genomic stretch:
- the LOC130745201 gene encoding 11-oxo-beta-amyrin 30-oxidase-like, producing MEVPTIFWVVMTAIAAVIPIWAWHMLNKLWLRPKRLEKLLIAQGLRGDPYKLLSGDNSKQMYMLKMQQEAKSKSTGLSKDDAAPRIFSPIHETINQYGKNSFFWDGTKLHVVITDPVEIKEVLSKMNDFPKQKLNNPIAKYFMTGLASYEGEKWAKHRKIINPAFHLENMKGMLPAFVESCHDMISKWKGIMFNSSLDGTCEIDVWPSLQDLSRDAISKTAFGSSYAEGTKIFELLKRLGYLILTTQRYTNIPIWWLLPTTTNKTIKKIKRDMHNSLEGIIEKRKKAWKNGETTKDDLLGTLLQASNIETQGQENMKKTNGMTTKEVIEECRLFYLAGQETVADLLVWTMVLLAKYPEWQERAREEVLQVFGNQIPNFEGLTRLKVVTMVLNEVLRLYPPATNINRALEKDIKLGNISLPAGVHISIPLLLVHHDHDIWGDDAKEFNPERFSEGIAKATKGKVCYFPFGWGPRICIGQNFVILEAKIVFSMLLQNFSFELSPTYAHVPTTLLTLQPKHGAPIILHRLY from the exons ATGGAGGTGCCTACAATATTCTGGGTCGTCATGACGGCGATAGCTGCTGTGATTCCGATATGGGCTTGGCATATGCTGAACAAGCTGTGGCTGAGGCCCAAGAGGTTAGAAAAGCTTCTCATTGCTCAAGGTCTTCGAGGAGATCCATACAAGCTGCTTTCAGGTGACAACTCCAAGCAGATGTACATGCTCAAGATGCAACAAGAAGCCAAATCAAAATCCACCGGTCTCTCCAAAGATGATGCTGCACCACGCATCTTCTCTCCGATTCATGAAACAATCAACCAATATG GAAAGAATTCATTTTTTTGGGATGGCACAAAATTACACGTGGTCATCACGGATCCAGTGGAAATCAAAGAAGTGCTTAGCAAGATGAATGACTTCCCAAAACAAAAGCTAAATAATCCAATTGCTAAGTATTTTATGACCGGTCTAGCAAGTTATGAGGGTGAGAAATGGGCTAAACATCGAAAGATTATCAACCCAGCATTCCACTTAGAAAATATGAAA GGTATGCTGCCAGCATTTGTTGAAAGCTGTCATGATATGATTAGCAAATGGAAAGGAATCATGTTTAATTCATCATTAGATGGAACGTGTGAGATTGATGTTTGGCCTTCCCTTCAGGATTTGAGTCGTGATGCAATTTCTAAAACAGCATTTGGAAGCAGCTACGCAGAAGGAACAAAGATTTTTGAACTTCTGAAGAGGCTAGGGTATCTGATTTTAACTACACAACGTTATACCAATATTCCAATATGGTG GCTTCTACCAACAACCACCAATAAGAcgataaagaaaattaaaagggATATGCATAATTCACTTGAGGGTATCATTGAAAAACGAAAGAAGGCATGGAAGAATGGTGAAACCACCAAAGACGATTTACTAGGCACACTTTTGCAAGCAAGCAACATTGAAACCCAAGGTCAGGAAAACATGAAGAAGACTAATGGAATGACCACAAAAGAAGTAATTGAGGAATGCCGGCTTTTCTACCTAGCGGGGCAAGAGACCGTTGCCGATTTGCTAGTTTGGACAATGGTATTATTGGCTAAGTATCCTGAATGGCAAGAAAGAGCAAGAGAGGAAGTTTTGCAAGTTTTTGGGAACCAAATTCCAAACTTTGAAGGGTTAACTCGCCTTAAAGTT gtAACAATGGTATTAAATGAGGTTCTCAGGTTATACCCACCTGCAACTAACATCAATCGAGCTCTTGAAAAGGATATCAAACTTGGAAACATTTCCTTGCCCGCAGGAGTACATATTTCTATTCCATTACTTTTAGTTCACCATGATCATGACATTTGGGGTGATGATGCGAAGGAGTTCAATCCTGAGAGATTCTCTGAAGGAATTGCAAAGGCAACCAAAGGCAAGGTTTGTTATTTCCCATTTGGATGGGGTCCTAGAATATGCATTGGGCAAAACTTTGTGATTTTG